The genomic interval GTAAGAAGACATACAAGGTCAGATGTAGATTTGCCAAGGCAGGTTGAGATGAAGGGTTCAAGTTGCCGTCCTGCTGTCTCAAAGGACTGGGGTTGGGATCCAACAACTTTAAAGCGTGCAGGTAAGGGCATCTTAGTATCATGCATTTGCCTTGGAAATCATACCCACTCCTATCCAGAGATGGCATAGCTGTTTGACGATGGAGCCAACCAGATTACACCAGACACTCGTTCAAGGAAATCATATAGGCATGTAATCTTGAAGAGACAACAAACAGGGACCACTGACAAGCATCCACTCGTTTCCCTTTGAACTGCCAATTCGAAATCTAAAATTATCTCAAACTCTCAACCAGCTTTTCACAATGTGTTGAAACTAATAGCATATTCCACTATTCAATAAACCTACTAAATTAAGAGAGATTGCATACATATATTCTAAACAAATtactgattattttttatgcattataattttattttacttgaaGAGTATGGGAGTTTAAAGCACTTGGTTTTTGGTGCTTGTTTTGTTGACTAAGAGCATGTAGGGATCATGCTTCATCTCCTCCTTATCCTTGCCTGATTGTCAGCTTCCCTTCAAGTAAATGCCATTTGTGCTTGcaatgttaattatttttatatataaaaaaaacagtCTGTACAATTATAATTGTTGCCtcagtctctctctctctctctctctctctataaaATTGTGAAAAGCATCAATGTCTTTAGCAGTTGACCAATATTTTGCCAGTATTTATCATAGATATAAAAAGCTTAGCTCTCCCTTCCCAATTCAAGCATATCCATCCATTCAATGCTTTGAACATATTAGGCCCACTAACAATTTCATTGAAAAcgattttctcttcattagaCATTACGAATAAATTGAATTAcacccatttttcttttttcctttttataaaggaagatttataaaaaatctaaAGAAAAGAAGGTCTTGTCTTAATCTGTTGCCTGCATTGACTCTTTTGTTCATAAGAGAGGGACCACATTATTCTGAGTCTATTTCAATCAAACTCTTAGAAATTTCACGTCAatgaaaaattggataaattCTTATATCACTTGTCACAGGTctatatttttaacttaacaaattttcttaagttcCCTGTCCTCCCATATAATCTTCAAGGTGATCTTGAAGACATTCCCTTAGGGCGATGCTATTCTTAATATTCTTTTAATGTCTTTTTacacttttcctttttcatcaaagtCTTAAATTTTagatctttttcttcttaaaagtTAGTATACCattcaagaagaaaaattggtCAAAATACTTGGAAGTTCTTCGTACTTATgtgttttgtttaatttaatctcttTACTCCAATTTAAAGCAATTTAGTTCCTCGATTTTAAGAATTGCTCCAATGTAACCCTTCCTCTTTTAATGATATCTAATTTAGCTGTTAAATAGGATGATGTCAATGTTAACGTGATATTGATGTGACATATTTTTGCTGACAAGGCAATGTGGGATAGCAACATGTTGATGTAGCACTACCATGTCACCCTCACATGCTAATGAGGCAATGCCACATCATCCTTTTAAGTTCGGATTGTTGATGTGGATTGCCATGTAAGCATTAAGGCTCAAGTTGCTGATGTGGCATGGCCACATCAACATTAATAATCCAATTGCTGACATGGCATATTCTTTTCATGTATTCTTAcacctttcctttttcatcaaagtcttaaattttagttctttttcttcctaaaAGTTAGTATAGtattcaagaagaaaaattggtCAAAATACTTGAAAGATCTCTGTACCTATGTATTTTGTACAATTTAGTCTCTTTACTCCAATTTGAATCAATGTAATCcctcaattttaaaaattactccaatTTAACCCCTCCCCTCTTAATGGTATCCAATTTAGCTATTAAATAGGATGATGTCAACGCTAACGTGATGTTGATGTGACACATTTTTGCTTATGTGGCAATATGGGGTAGCGACATGTTGATGTGACACTACCACGTCACCCTCACATGCTAACGTGGTAGTGTCACATCATCCTTTTATGTTCGAGTTGTTGATGTGGACTGCCACATCAGCATTAGAGTTCAAGTTGCTAATGTGGCACTGCCACATCAACATTAAGACTCGAGTTGCTAACGTGGCAGTGCCACGTCAGCATGTCAAAGCCACATAACATGCTAAGAGACTAGCACGTCACTCTTTTCTTCGAACTCAGAACCTCTACTAAGAACACAAGCTCTTTACCATCATACCTGagtctttttaataatttttacttttattttttttctaaaattacgtcattttgaaaacttcttACACTCTCTAAATCTTTAGTTATAAAAAcatctttttctcattttttccttcccttttctctttctacctcttctttttttttttctctctttcctaTAATCAAAGTTTTATAGTTAGAGTTTTTTAGAGTGTAAAAAAACTCTAAAATGACgtaattttagagaaaaaataagaaagaaaaaaaacaaaaataaaaatttattaaaagtaAGAACTTAAGTGATTGTTTGgcctgattttttttttcagattaTCTACCTCTTAAAGGCAAAAATCAGgacaaacataaaattttgaaaagctcttaaaaaaaaagtaacttatttttaaagaataaaattttgaaaaaaaagagcttCAAGAAAAACTCCTTTGaggagctttttcttttcttattttaaaaatgcaagagaatttttatttttgtttcaaaaatatcctcatctgttaaaaataattacaatattatcctatcaaaaaagaaataccatttacaataattttaatcaaaattataacttataaaaagaaatttactaaacaattttaacttaattttaaaagttattatttttcataagagtttcataataacttttaagcaaaaataaaaccaaGTCAAACAGGCTCTAAATATGATAGTAAAAAGCTTAATCTTCTTGCTAAAGGTCTTGGGTTCACATAAATACAGAAACCTTATGAGTATTTTGATTGAAACAATTTCACTGGAAAAGGTAAAAGTATAATACTCAAAACCATACATCTCTTTTTGTCTACCATTAACAAAGCTCATCAAATATCTGGCTTAAACCAAGCTTAATGTTGAAAAACATGGTGGGGAATTCGCCGACTACTTTCTAATGTTCAAAGAACTTTGTTTTCCCCCCCAAACAGAAATACATCACACCAAGGATTAATGTCACCATGCCCAACCTTcacaataaatgaaaaaagctAACAAAACCccactatttttttttgaagactAATACATTGTCTTACGgattcaaaattatcattaataaaattgagAGTACACTCACTTgacaaccttttttttttttgaaaataaaattgacaacttaattaatgtaaaaagTTGTGTGTGCAATGATAAATATCAATTTCCGTTACTAAATAATACATGCTTTATTAGGTTTATCAATTGAAGTTAGAGTATAACAAAGGAAACAAAACAGAGAGAGTAGGTGTGAAGAATGTGAAATCCAGCCAACTAGAGGTCGGAGGCATGGCATGTCCCTCATTAGGACATTTCAATAATACACACATGGAGCTGTCCCATGgctcaattaataaaataaaataaatttaaacaaaaaggaaTGGCATATGACCATAAGAAACTAAGCACAATAAAAGTAATCCAAATctatctttttaaaaataaaaatggtttAGGTATGTGGTCTAGTTATGGTTCATAAATGTTCCAACCCAACACGCAGCTATATCATCCTTCACAACTTATTGCTGTGTGGATGGTGACGGTTTCAATAGCCCAGAAccagaagagaaaagagaaaaaaaatcctcaACTGCTTTTTGCTCCTTGCTTCTTCCGTGAACCCCCGCATGACATAAATTCTTCCCCACATCATCCCTTTATAAACGAACCCTTTTACATCTTCTGCAGATAAACTTATCTCAGCAGTTTCCATGGAGCTAATCATCATCAAGGCTAGACCCATCTCCATTACTTTGGTGCTGCTTCTTCTCCTACTTTCGGTACCTTATTTTTCAACAGGTTTGCAGACGTCGTACTTcggttcttcttcttttaataCGATGTCTGCTTTGGAATCTTTTCTATTAATTTTGGAGTGTTGGTTTTTTGTCAAGGGAGCTGGGATGTTTCGGACAGGGAGGTGTATGAGATAGATTATAGAGGTCCGGAGACACACTCTTCAATCCCTCCGCCCGATCATTCTCATGGCCACAGGCATTGGATTCATCGGGAAACCGATGCTGCAACACTCCACAAATCTTCCAAGGGCGTAAAGGGTGGTAATAGCAAAGGAAGAAATGTAAGTTTCCCACGTTAATCCATGAACATTAAGCAAACATCACTTAACCAAATTGAGATgattaaaatgagaaatttttatttaattttttgttttgcaggTCAGGAAAATTCATGGGTGATGAAGCAAGCCTCTTTGAATGttgaatttttgttaaaattgtAGTGTAGGAGCTTATAGCTATTAGCTagttttcttctcttctagATATGGAAGATCATATGTGAAAATTGAGAAATGTTATGAATGGCAGTCTTCTCTTGCCATTATTtagctttatttctttatCATCAACCTTTTGTAAATGTGGATGGTGTGATTTTGTATCTGGATATTTCTATAGGTTTGAGTAAATGTAATATATTCCTATCTCTTTTAAGCTTTGATTTCTTCCaagcttggttttttttttattttttattattggtcATAAATCAAGGAAAAGGCCCATTTCATTTCATCAGCCGTGCCCATATCTTTCTTGTGAGATCTGATTACTTGAAGGGAATGCGAAAGAAACACATATGTTCTGATTTTAGCAAAAAGTAGACCTCTGCCAAAACATATGTTATCTCGGACTCAAATCATATATTAGTCAAACGAATGTTTTTGACCCATTTCAAATcctgattatttattttatacacaacataatattttaaaaattttcaaaatttattttatttttttattatatttaatcaatttttttatat from Theobroma cacao cultivar B97-61/B2 chromosome 5, Criollo_cocoa_genome_V2, whole genome shotgun sequence carries:
- the LOC18597917 gene encoding uncharacterized protein LOC18597917, with translation MELIIIKARPISITLVLLLLLLSVPYFSTGSWDVSDREVYEIDYRGPETHSSIPPPDHSHGHRHWIHRETDAATLHKSSKGVKGGNSKGRNVRKIHG